One window from the genome of Cryptomeria japonica chromosome 6, Sugi_1.0, whole genome shotgun sequence encodes:
- the LOC131069852 gene encoding BTB/POZ domain-containing protein At5g48800 isoform X2, whose translation MAGNGKTDKALLPKRSNRPSFSGKRGSEWIFSDVPSDIVIEVDGVCFALHKFPLVSRSGRIRKLVADRRDSDISKLEFPGLPGGAETFELSAKFCYGINFEITTANVAALFCAAEYLEMTVEYAEENLVSRTEAYMEEVVSQSLEKSLEVLQNCENLLPLAEELKIVSICIDAIASKACREQMASSFSRLDYSSSGRLHSNGQPKNSGDWWVEDLSVLRIDLYQRVIVAMKSRGVRHESIGASLMHYAQHSLKGLCKKQSVWDATTRSKINAATAMEHEQRILVETIVSLLPAEKSSIPISFLFGLLRTAIMLDTTVACRLDLERRIGLQLDFATLDDLLIPSFLHTGDTLFDVDIIHRILVNFLQQDDNEDQMDSHSAYESDGLSSPSQTAIIKVAKLIDGYLAEIAPDANLKLSKFIAIAEILPDYARVVDDGLYRAIDIYLKAHPGLSDMERKRLCKIIDCQKLSQEACAHAAQNERLPVQLVVQVLYFEQLRLRNALAGSNGDGEPTMVYQSQRISSGVLSAAMSPRDNYASLRRENRELKLEIARMRMRLNDLEKEHVCMKQDMEKSGSNKFMYSFSKRLGKIQLFSRSNSKHQSTPSKQSQVHDSFHSRRKRHSLS comes from the exons GATCTTTTCAGATGTCCCCAGTGATATTGTCATAGAGGTTGATGGTGTATGCTTTGCATTGCATAAG TTTCCTCTAGTATCACGAAGTGGGCGAATAAGAAAGCTAGTAGCAGATCGCAGAGATTCAGATATCTCCAAGCTGGAGTTTCCTGGTTTACCAGGTGGAGCTGAGACATTTGAACTAAGTGCAAAGTTTTGTTATGGCATCAATTTTGAAATCACCACAGCAAATGTGGCTGCTCTTTTTTGTGCTGCGGAATACCTTGAAATGACAGTAGAATATGCCGAAGAGAATCTGGTTTCTCGAACTGAAGCATATATGGAAGAAGTTGTCAGCCAAAGCCTTGAAAAATCCTTGGAAGTTCTACAAAATTGTGAGAATCTGCTCCCTCTGGCTGAAGAGTTGAAAATTGTGAGCATATGCATTGATGCAATTGCTTCAAAGGCCTGTAGGGAGCAAATGGCATCAAGTTTTTCACGGTTGGACTACAGCAGTTCAGGTCGGCTTCATAGTAATGGCCAGCCAAAGAATTCTGGGGATTGGTGGGTTGAAGATCTCTCTGTTCTTCGTATTGACTTGTATCAGAGAGTTATAGTAGCTATGAAATCAAGAGGTGTACGTCATGAGAGTATTGGGGCATCCCTTATGCATTATGCTCAGCATTCTCTGAAAGgattatgtaagaagcaaagtgtGTGGGATGCAACTACAAGGTCAAAAATAAATGCTGCTACAGCCATGGAGCATGAACAACGAATACTAGTAGAGACTATTGTGAGCCTCTTACCTGCAGAGAAGAGTTCAATTCCAATAAGCTTTCTTTTTGGGTTGCTGCGGACTGCTATAATGCTTGATACAACTGTGGCTTGCAGGCTTGATCTTGAGAGAAGGATTGGTCTACAACTGGATTTTGCAACACTGGATGATCTTCTTATTCCATCCTTCTTACATACTGGGGATACACTTTTTGATGTGGACATAATTCATCGGATACTGGTAAACTTTTTGCAGCAAGATGACAATGAAGACCAGATGGACTCTCATTCTGCTTATGAATCTGATGGTCTGAGTTCTCCATCACAGACTGCAATTATAAAAGTTGCAAAGCTAATAGATGGGTACCTTGCAGAAATAGCACCAGATGCAAATCTTAAGCTGTCAAAGTTCATTGCCATTGCAGAAATTTTGCCAGATTATGCTCGTGTGGTGGATGATGGATTATATAGAGCCATTGACATCTACTTAAAG GCACATCCAGGATTGTCAGATATGGAACGCAAGAGACTCTGCAAAATCATTGACTGCCAAAAGCTTTCCCAAGAAGCATGTGCACATGCTGCGCAGAATGAGCGCCTTCCTGTCCAACTAGTAGTTCAAGTGCTTTACTTTGAACAGTTAAGGTTGCGAAATGCATTAGCTGGCTCTAATGGAGATGGAGAACCAACAATGGTATATCAATCTCAACGAATAAGCAGTGGTGTCCTCAGTGCTGCTATGTCTCCCAGAGATAATTATGCATCTTTAAGACGTGAAAACAGGGAACTCAAACTTGAGATAGCTCGAATGCGAATGAGATTGAATGACCTTGAGAAAGAACATGTTTGTATGAAACAAGACATGGAAAAGTCTGGATCTAACAAATTTATGTACTCATTCTCAAAGAGGTTGGGTAAAATACAGCTCTTTTCTCGTAGCAATTCAAAACATCAGAGTACACCTTCAAAGCAATCTCAAGTGCATGATTCTTTTCATTCGAGGAGAAAGCGCCATTCATTATCCTAA
- the LOC131069852 gene encoding BTB/POZ domain-containing protein At5g48800 isoform X3 → MVGYSSQKNPVCQDVFGDVSGLRDASPSPRCVSGFPLVSRSGRIRKLVADRRDSDISKLEFPGLPGGAETFELSAKFCYGINFEITTANVAALFCAAEYLEMTVEYAEENLVSRTEAYMEEVVSQSLEKSLEVLQNCENLLPLAEELKIVSICIDAIASKACREQMASSFSRLDYSSSGRLHSNGQPKNSGDWWVEDLSVLRIDLYQRVIVAMKSRGVRHESIGASLMHYAQHSLKGLCKKQSVWDATTRSKINAATAMEHEQRILVETIVSLLPAEKSSIPISFLFGLLRTAIMLDTTVACRLDLERRIGLQLDFATLDDLLIPSFLHTGDTLFDVDIIHRILVNFLQQDDNEDQMDSHSAYESDGLSSPSQTAIIKVAKLIDGYLAEIAPDANLKLSKFIAIAEILPDYARVVDDGLYRAIDIYLKAHPGLSDMERKRLCKIIDCQKLSQEACAHAAQNERLPVQLVVQVLYFEQLRLRNALAGSNGDGEPTMVYQSQRISSGVLSAAMSPRDNYASLRRENRELKLEIARMRMRLNDLEKEHVCMKQDMEKSGSNKFMYSFSKRLGKIQLFSRSNSKHQSTPSKQSQVHDSFHSRRKRHSLS, encoded by the exons ATGGTAGGATATAGCAGCCAGAAGAACCCCGTGTGTCAGGATGTTTTTGGGGATGTCTCTGGTCTCCGAGATGCGTCTCCGTCTCCAAGATGCGTCTCAGGG TTTCCTCTAGTATCACGAAGTGGGCGAATAAGAAAGCTAGTAGCAGATCGCAGAGATTCAGATATCTCCAAGCTGGAGTTTCCTGGTTTACCAGGTGGAGCTGAGACATTTGAACTAAGTGCAAAGTTTTGTTATGGCATCAATTTTGAAATCACCACAGCAAATGTGGCTGCTCTTTTTTGTGCTGCGGAATACCTTGAAATGACAGTAGAATATGCCGAAGAGAATCTGGTTTCTCGAACTGAAGCATATATGGAAGAAGTTGTCAGCCAAAGCCTTGAAAAATCCTTGGAAGTTCTACAAAATTGTGAGAATCTGCTCCCTCTGGCTGAAGAGTTGAAAATTGTGAGCATATGCATTGATGCAATTGCTTCAAAGGCCTGTAGGGAGCAAATGGCATCAAGTTTTTCACGGTTGGACTACAGCAGTTCAGGTCGGCTTCATAGTAATGGCCAGCCAAAGAATTCTGGGGATTGGTGGGTTGAAGATCTCTCTGTTCTTCGTATTGACTTGTATCAGAGAGTTATAGTAGCTATGAAATCAAGAGGTGTACGTCATGAGAGTATTGGGGCATCCCTTATGCATTATGCTCAGCATTCTCTGAAAGgattatgtaagaagcaaagtgtGTGGGATGCAACTACAAGGTCAAAAATAAATGCTGCTACAGCCATGGAGCATGAACAACGAATACTAGTAGAGACTATTGTGAGCCTCTTACCTGCAGAGAAGAGTTCAATTCCAATAAGCTTTCTTTTTGGGTTGCTGCGGACTGCTATAATGCTTGATACAACTGTGGCTTGCAGGCTTGATCTTGAGAGAAGGATTGGTCTACAACTGGATTTTGCAACACTGGATGATCTTCTTATTCCATCCTTCTTACATACTGGGGATACACTTTTTGATGTGGACATAATTCATCGGATACTGGTAAACTTTTTGCAGCAAGATGACAATGAAGACCAGATGGACTCTCATTCTGCTTATGAATCTGATGGTCTGAGTTCTCCATCACAGACTGCAATTATAAAAGTTGCAAAGCTAATAGATGGGTACCTTGCAGAAATAGCACCAGATGCAAATCTTAAGCTGTCAAAGTTCATTGCCATTGCAGAAATTTTGCCAGATTATGCTCGTGTGGTGGATGATGGATTATATAGAGCCATTGACATCTACTTAAAG GCACATCCAGGATTGTCAGATATGGAACGCAAGAGACTCTGCAAAATCATTGACTGCCAAAAGCTTTCCCAAGAAGCATGTGCACATGCTGCGCAGAATGAGCGCCTTCCTGTCCAACTAGTAGTTCAAGTGCTTTACTTTGAACAGTTAAGGTTGCGAAATGCATTAGCTGGCTCTAATGGAGATGGAGAACCAACAATGGTATATCAATCTCAACGAATAAGCAGTGGTGTCCTCAGTGCTGCTATGTCTCCCAGAGATAATTATGCATCTTTAAGACGTGAAAACAGGGAACTCAAACTTGAGATAGCTCGAATGCGAATGAGATTGAATGACCTTGAGAAAGAACATGTTTGTATGAAACAAGACATGGAAAAGTCTGGATCTAACAAATTTATGTACTCATTCTCAAAGAGGTTGGGTAAAATACAGCTCTTTTCTCGTAGCAATTCAAAACATCAGAGTACACCTTCAAAGCAATCTCAAGTGCATGATTCTTTTCATTCGAGGAGAAAGCGCCATTCATTATCCTAA
- the LOC131069852 gene encoding BTB/POZ domain-containing protein At5g48800 isoform X1 — translation MVYALHCIRMMTEDKNWSLFITPYALSLLSGDVNFWLGDFADGMVGYSSQKNPVCQDVFGDVSGLRDASPSPRCVSGFPLVSRSGRIRKLVADRRDSDISKLEFPGLPGGAETFELSAKFCYGINFEITTANVAALFCAAEYLEMTVEYAEENLVSRTEAYMEEVVSQSLEKSLEVLQNCENLLPLAEELKIVSICIDAIASKACREQMASSFSRLDYSSSGRLHSNGQPKNSGDWWVEDLSVLRIDLYQRVIVAMKSRGVRHESIGASLMHYAQHSLKGLCKKQSVWDATTRSKINAATAMEHEQRILVETIVSLLPAEKSSIPISFLFGLLRTAIMLDTTVACRLDLERRIGLQLDFATLDDLLIPSFLHTGDTLFDVDIIHRILVNFLQQDDNEDQMDSHSAYESDGLSSPSQTAIIKVAKLIDGYLAEIAPDANLKLSKFIAIAEILPDYARVVDDGLYRAIDIYLKAHPGLSDMERKRLCKIIDCQKLSQEACAHAAQNERLPVQLVVQVLYFEQLRLRNALAGSNGDGEPTMVYQSQRISSGVLSAAMSPRDNYASLRRENRELKLEIARMRMRLNDLEKEHVCMKQDMEKSGSNKFMYSFSKRLGKIQLFSRSNSKHQSTPSKQSQVHDSFHSRRKRHSLS, via the exons ATGGTGTATGCTTTGCATTGCATAAG GATGATGACAGAGGATAAAAATTGGAGTCTTTTTATAACACCTTATGCCCTAAGTCTTCTGTCGGGAGATGTCAATTTTTGGTTGGGAGACTTTGCAGACGGTATGGTAGGATATAGCAGCCAGAAGAACCCCGTGTGTCAGGATGTTTTTGGGGATGTCTCTGGTCTCCGAGATGCGTCTCCGTCTCCAAGATGCGTCTCAGGG TTTCCTCTAGTATCACGAAGTGGGCGAATAAGAAAGCTAGTAGCAGATCGCAGAGATTCAGATATCTCCAAGCTGGAGTTTCCTGGTTTACCAGGTGGAGCTGAGACATTTGAACTAAGTGCAAAGTTTTGTTATGGCATCAATTTTGAAATCACCACAGCAAATGTGGCTGCTCTTTTTTGTGCTGCGGAATACCTTGAAATGACAGTAGAATATGCCGAAGAGAATCTGGTTTCTCGAACTGAAGCATATATGGAAGAAGTTGTCAGCCAAAGCCTTGAAAAATCCTTGGAAGTTCTACAAAATTGTGAGAATCTGCTCCCTCTGGCTGAAGAGTTGAAAATTGTGAGCATATGCATTGATGCAATTGCTTCAAAGGCCTGTAGGGAGCAAATGGCATCAAGTTTTTCACGGTTGGACTACAGCAGTTCAGGTCGGCTTCATAGTAATGGCCAGCCAAAGAATTCTGGGGATTGGTGGGTTGAAGATCTCTCTGTTCTTCGTATTGACTTGTATCAGAGAGTTATAGTAGCTATGAAATCAAGAGGTGTACGTCATGAGAGTATTGGGGCATCCCTTATGCATTATGCTCAGCATTCTCTGAAAGgattatgtaagaagcaaagtgtGTGGGATGCAACTACAAGGTCAAAAATAAATGCTGCTACAGCCATGGAGCATGAACAACGAATACTAGTAGAGACTATTGTGAGCCTCTTACCTGCAGAGAAGAGTTCAATTCCAATAAGCTTTCTTTTTGGGTTGCTGCGGACTGCTATAATGCTTGATACAACTGTGGCTTGCAGGCTTGATCTTGAGAGAAGGATTGGTCTACAACTGGATTTTGCAACACTGGATGATCTTCTTATTCCATCCTTCTTACATACTGGGGATACACTTTTTGATGTGGACATAATTCATCGGATACTGGTAAACTTTTTGCAGCAAGATGACAATGAAGACCAGATGGACTCTCATTCTGCTTATGAATCTGATGGTCTGAGTTCTCCATCACAGACTGCAATTATAAAAGTTGCAAAGCTAATAGATGGGTACCTTGCAGAAATAGCACCAGATGCAAATCTTAAGCTGTCAAAGTTCATTGCCATTGCAGAAATTTTGCCAGATTATGCTCGTGTGGTGGATGATGGATTATATAGAGCCATTGACATCTACTTAAAG GCACATCCAGGATTGTCAGATATGGAACGCAAGAGACTCTGCAAAATCATTGACTGCCAAAAGCTTTCCCAAGAAGCATGTGCACATGCTGCGCAGAATGAGCGCCTTCCTGTCCAACTAGTAGTTCAAGTGCTTTACTTTGAACAGTTAAGGTTGCGAAATGCATTAGCTGGCTCTAATGGAGATGGAGAACCAACAATGGTATATCAATCTCAACGAATAAGCAGTGGTGTCCTCAGTGCTGCTATGTCTCCCAGAGATAATTATGCATCTTTAAGACGTGAAAACAGGGAACTCAAACTTGAGATAGCTCGAATGCGAATGAGATTGAATGACCTTGAGAAAGAACATGTTTGTATGAAACAAGACATGGAAAAGTCTGGATCTAACAAATTTATGTACTCATTCTCAAAGAGGTTGGGTAAAATACAGCTCTTTTCTCGTAGCAATTCAAAACATCAGAGTACACCTTCAAAGCAATCTCAAGTGCATGATTCTTTTCATTCGAGGAGAAAGCGCCATTCATTATCCTAA